One Glaciihabitans arcticus DNA window includes the following coding sequences:
- a CDS encoding ABC transporter permease, with protein MTAPLTIVPTSTVRLRFGSAFAMFRNRKSIAGLVILGFFVLVAIFADVLAPYSPTQLDPGARFSPPTPEHWLGTTHIGEDVLSQVIHGTRGVIVVGFLAAIIATIIAIVVGVISGYLSGWRSEGLSALTNVFLVIPGLPLIIIVASMFEDPPLWVIAAVLGLIGWAWGARVLRAQTMSLRNRDFIQAARANGEPLHRIITVEMLPNLMALIAASFVGTVTAAILGLTTLSYIGVIPVTTYNWGTILNWASAQGAFRQNQWWWYLPPGLCIAAIGVALSLINFGIDEYVNPRLRSAGERARAMKKKGLNINDTVTAVRTTPTNEAR; from the coding sequence ATGACCGCTCCACTGACCATCGTCCCGACCTCGACCGTGCGCCTGCGGTTCGGTTCCGCCTTCGCGATGTTCCGCAACCGCAAGTCGATCGCGGGTCTCGTCATCCTCGGCTTCTTTGTGCTCGTCGCGATCTTCGCGGACGTGCTCGCGCCCTACAGCCCGACCCAGCTCGACCCCGGCGCGCGGTTCTCGCCGCCGACCCCCGAGCACTGGCTCGGCACAACCCACATCGGCGAAGACGTTCTCAGCCAGGTGATCCACGGCACCCGCGGCGTGATCGTGGTCGGCTTCCTGGCCGCGATCATCGCGACGATCATCGCGATCGTGGTCGGCGTGATCTCCGGCTACCTCAGCGGCTGGCGGAGCGAGGGGCTCTCGGCTCTGACCAACGTCTTCCTCGTGATCCCGGGTCTTCCGCTGATCATCATCGTGGCCTCGATGTTCGAGGATCCGCCGCTGTGGGTCATCGCGGCCGTGCTCGGCCTCATCGGCTGGGCATGGGGCGCGCGAGTGCTGCGCGCGCAGACCATGTCGCTGCGCAATCGCGACTTCATCCAGGCGGCGCGCGCCAACGGCGAACCGCTGCACCGCATCATCACTGTCGAGATGCTGCCGAACCTGATGGCCCTCATCGCCGCGAGCTTCGTCGGCACGGTGACCGCCGCGATCCTCGGCCTCACCACACTGTCGTACATCGGCGTGATCCCGGTGACGACCTACAACTGGGGCACGATCCTCAACTGGGCCAGCGCCCAGGGCGCGTTCCGGCAGAACCAGTGGTGGTGGTACCTGCCCCCGGGCCTCTGCATCGCCGCCATCGGCGTCGCGCTCTCCCTCATCAACTTCGGCATCGACGAGTACGTCAACCCGCGCCTGCGCTCGGCGGGCGAGCGTGCGCGCGCCATGAAGAAGAAGGGTCTCAACATCAACGACACCGTGACCGCAGTGCGCACGACTCCGACGAACGAAGCCCGATGA
- a CDS encoding ABC transporter permease, which translates to MTALQPQIPTEEAPLPSGDNNTDTIDALEVGTTATTASKGHSRIPWRFLGGRALFYLFTLWAAVTINFFLPRMMKGDAVSAYLARNRNISPEAADGLRALLGLDTDKSLFEQYIDYWSHLLRGDLGVSLLHGLRPVAEVISQSLPWTVGLVGFATIVSFAIGTIGGAIVGWRRGSRLDALIPITTFLSTIPYFWLGLLAIAVFSVNLRWFPIGKAYGVGMSPEWTLEFIGQVLHHGFLPAVTIIIASLGGWMLGMRNMMLTVLDEDYIMVAQAKGMPNRRVLWGYAARNAVLPQVQSFALSIGFIVGGTIVMEMVFSYPGVGKLLLDATNAKDYALMQGVFLVITLSVLVANVLADVAYAFLDPRTRQTGA; encoded by the coding sequence GGAAGCACCGCTTCCCTCGGGAGATAACAACACCGACACCATCGATGCTCTCGAGGTCGGCACCACCGCGACGACCGCGAGCAAGGGACACTCGCGCATCCCTTGGCGGTTCCTCGGCGGTCGCGCGCTGTTCTACCTGTTCACCCTCTGGGCGGCGGTGACGATCAACTTCTTCCTGCCACGCATGATGAAGGGCGACGCCGTCTCGGCCTACCTCGCCCGCAACCGCAACATCAGCCCCGAGGCGGCCGACGGATTGCGCGCGCTGCTCGGGCTGGACACCGACAAGTCGCTCTTCGAGCAGTACATCGACTACTGGTCGCACCTGCTGCGTGGCGACCTGGGCGTCTCTCTCCTGCATGGACTGCGCCCGGTGGCCGAGGTCATCAGCCAGTCGCTCCCGTGGACCGTGGGGCTCGTCGGGTTCGCCACGATCGTCTCGTTCGCGATCGGCACGATCGGTGGCGCGATCGTCGGCTGGCGACGTGGCAGCAGACTCGACGCGCTGATCCCGATCACCACCTTCCTCAGCACGATCCCCTACTTCTGGCTGGGGCTGCTCGCGATCGCCGTGTTCTCGGTCAACCTCAGGTGGTTCCCGATCGGCAAGGCCTACGGGGTCGGGATGAGTCCGGAGTGGACTCTCGAGTTCATCGGGCAGGTGCTGCACCACGGCTTCCTGCCCGCGGTGACGATCATCATCGCCTCGCTCGGCGGCTGGATGCTCGGCATGCGCAACATGATGCTCACCGTGCTCGACGAGGACTACATCATGGTCGCGCAGGCCAAGGGAATGCCGAACCGCCGCGTGCTGTGGGGGTACGCGGCCCGCAATGCCGTGCTGCCGCAGGTGCAGAGCTTCGCGCTGTCGATCGGCTTCATCGTCGGCGGCACGATCGTGATGGAGATGGTCTTCAGCTACCCGGGGGTCGGCAAGCTGCTGCTCGACGCCACCAACGCCAAGGACTACGCGCTGATGCAGGGGGTCTTCCTCGTCATCACGCTCTCCGTACTCGTCGCGAATGTGCTCGCCGACGTCGCCTACGCGTTCCTCGATCCACGTACACGCCAGACGGGTGCCTAA